Proteins found in one Pogoniulus pusillus isolate bPogPus1 chromosome 36, bPogPus1.pri, whole genome shotgun sequence genomic segment:
- the ACOT7 gene encoding cytosolic acyl coenzyme A thioester hydrolase isoform X1, whose translation MSEPGAAGPGPAAIQVSRIMRPDDANVAGNVHGGTILKMIEEAGAIISTRHCNSQAGEPCVAALARVERTDFMSPVCIGEVANVSAEITYTSRHSVEVQVNVMSENILTGAKKVTNKATLWYVPLSLKNVNKVLEVPPIQYVRKEQEDEGRKRYEEQKLDRLETKQRNGDVIFPIINPDRQTKEPHTVGYSQSSLIHLVGPSDCTLLGFVHGGVTMKLMDEVAGIVAARHCKTNIVTASVDAINFHEKIKKGSVITISGRMTFTSNKSMEIEVFVDADPFVDESRGRYRAVSAFFTYVSLSKEGKPLPVPQLLTETEEEKRRFEEGKGRYLQTKAKRQAQLQQAAQQ comes from the exons ATGTCGGAGCCGGGGGCCGCGGGCCCAGGGCCGGCCGCCATCCAGGTCTCCAG GATCATGCGCCCAGATGATGCCAACGTGGCAGGGAATGTGCATGGGGGAACCATCCTGAAGATGATTGAGGAGGCGGGAGCCATCATCAGCACCCGCCACTGCAACTCCCAGGCTGGG GAGCCCTGTGTAGCCGCGCTGGCGCGGGTGGAGCGGACGGATTTCATGTCCCCGGTGTGCATTGGGGAGGTGGCCAACGTCAGTGCTGAGATCACCTACACCTCCCGGCACTCTGTGGAAGTCCAGGTCAACGTCATGTCTGAGAACATTCTCACAG GGGCAAAGAAAGTGACGAACAAAGCGACACTGTGGTATGTGCCACTGTCCTTGAAGAATGTGAACAAGGTCCTTGAAGTACCCCCCATCCAG TATGTGAGAAAGGagcaggaggatgaggggaggAAGCGCTACGAGGAACAAAAGCTAGATCGTCTGGAAACCAAGCAGAGGAATGGTGATGTGATCTTCCCTATCATCAACCCAG ATAGGCAGACAAAAG AGCCACATACTGTTGGCTACAGCCAGTCCAGCTTGATCCACCTGGTGGGACCATCAgactgcacactgctgggcttTGTGCACGGAG GTGTCACCATGAAGCTCATGGATGAGGTTGCTGGGATTGTGGCTGCCCGCCACTGCAAGACCAACATTGTCACCGCCTCAGTGGATGCCATCAACTTCCACGAGAAGATCAAAAAAG GCAGCGTCATCACCATCTCGGGACGCATGACCTTCACAAGCAATAAATCCATGGAAATCGAAGTCTTCGTGGATGCTGACCCCTTCGTGGATGAGAGCCGGGGGCGGTACCGTGCCGTCAGCGCCTTCTTCACCTACGTCTCTCTGAGCAAGGAGGGGAAGCCACTGCCTGTCCCGCAGCTGCTG ACGgagacagaggaggagaagcgGCGCTTCGAGGAGGGCAAGGGCAGGTACCTGCAGACCAAGGCTAAGCGGCAGgcgcagctgcagcaggctgcccagcagtga
- the ACOT7 gene encoding cytosolic acyl coenzyme A thioester hydrolase isoform X2 has translation MSEPGAAGPGPAAIQVSRIMRPDDANVAGNVHGGTILKMIEEAGAIISTRHCNSQAGEPCVAALARVERTDFMSPVCIGEVANVSAEITYTSRHSVEVQVNVMSENILTGAKKVTNKATLWYVPLSLKNVNKVLEVPPIQYVRKEQEDEGRKRYEEQKLDRLETKQRNGDVIFPIINPEPHTVGYSQSSLIHLVGPSDCTLLGFVHGGVTMKLMDEVAGIVAARHCKTNIVTASVDAINFHEKIKKGSVITISGRMTFTSNKSMEIEVFVDADPFVDESRGRYRAVSAFFTYVSLSKEGKPLPVPQLLTETEEEKRRFEEGKGRYLQTKAKRQAQLQQAAQQ, from the exons ATGTCGGAGCCGGGGGCCGCGGGCCCAGGGCCGGCCGCCATCCAGGTCTCCAG GATCATGCGCCCAGATGATGCCAACGTGGCAGGGAATGTGCATGGGGGAACCATCCTGAAGATGATTGAGGAGGCGGGAGCCATCATCAGCACCCGCCACTGCAACTCCCAGGCTGGG GAGCCCTGTGTAGCCGCGCTGGCGCGGGTGGAGCGGACGGATTTCATGTCCCCGGTGTGCATTGGGGAGGTGGCCAACGTCAGTGCTGAGATCACCTACACCTCCCGGCACTCTGTGGAAGTCCAGGTCAACGTCATGTCTGAGAACATTCTCACAG GGGCAAAGAAAGTGACGAACAAAGCGACACTGTGGTATGTGCCACTGTCCTTGAAGAATGTGAACAAGGTCCTTGAAGTACCCCCCATCCAG TATGTGAGAAAGGagcaggaggatgaggggaggAAGCGCTACGAGGAACAAAAGCTAGATCGTCTGGAAACCAAGCAGAGGAATGGTGATGTGATCTTCCCTATCATCAACCCAG AGCCACATACTGTTGGCTACAGCCAGTCCAGCTTGATCCACCTGGTGGGACCATCAgactgcacactgctgggcttTGTGCACGGAG GTGTCACCATGAAGCTCATGGATGAGGTTGCTGGGATTGTGGCTGCCCGCCACTGCAAGACCAACATTGTCACCGCCTCAGTGGATGCCATCAACTTCCACGAGAAGATCAAAAAAG GCAGCGTCATCACCATCTCGGGACGCATGACCTTCACAAGCAATAAATCCATGGAAATCGAAGTCTTCGTGGATGCTGACCCCTTCGTGGATGAGAGCCGGGGGCGGTACCGTGCCGTCAGCGCCTTCTTCACCTACGTCTCTCTGAGCAAGGAGGGGAAGCCACTGCCTGTCCCGCAGCTGCTG ACGgagacagaggaggagaagcgGCGCTTCGAGGAGGGCAAGGGCAGGTACCTGCAGACCAAGGCTAAGCGGCAGgcgcagctgcagcaggctgcccagcagtga
- the ICMT gene encoding protein-S-isoprenylcysteine O-methyltransferase has product MAAAAAARAAAPAAGPRRLGREARASLAAFLLGASVAALPVALGSPAALLAAPGLRGRLAVAIHVASVNAALLLLYPRPLYKIAVRACFLGFAFGCGLLLSAGRSAWRHFGWYMCSLSLFHYSEYLVTAINNPRSLSLDSFLLNHSFEYNLAALSSWVEFTLEKLLFPELKQITWLSTVGLLMVIFGDCLRKAAMLTAGSNFNHIVQNEKSDTHTLVTSGVYGWFRHPSYVGWFYWSIGTQVLLCNPICVVGYALASWRFFRERIEEEEITLIHFFGEEYLEYKRKVPSGLPFIRGVKVEL; this is encoded by the exons ATggcggcggctgcggcggcgcgGGCGGCAGCGCCGGCGGCGGGTCCGCGGCGGCTGGGCCGGGAGGCCCGCGCCAGCCTGGCCGCCTTCCTGCTGGGCGCCTCGGTGGCAGCGCTACCGGTGGCGCTGGGCTCCCCCGCTGCGCTGCTGGCCGCCCCCGGGCTGCGTGGCCGCCTGGCCGTCGCCATACACGTGGCGAGCGTCAACgcggcgctgctgctgctttacccGCGGCCTCTTTACAAG ATCGCCGTCCGGGCCTGCTTCCTGGGCTTTGCCTTCGGCTGCGGGCTGCTGCTCAGCGCTGGCCGCTCCGCCTGGCGACACTTCGGCTG GTACATgtgctccctctccctcttccacTACTCGGAGTATCTGGTGACAGCCATCAACAACCCACGCAGCCTCTCGCTGGACTCCTTCCTGCTCAACCACAGCTTCGAGTAcaacctggctgctctctcctcctGGGTGGAGTTCACGCTGGAGAAGCTTCTCTTCCCAG AGCTGAAGCAGATCACCTGGCTGAGCACCGTGGGGCTGCTGATGGTGATCTTTGGGGACTGCCTGAGGAAGGCAGCCATGCTTACTGCTGGCTCCAACTTCAACCACATCGTCCAGAATGAGAAGTCAGACACCCACACGCTGGTGACCAGCGGTGTCTATGGGTGGTTCCGGCACCCCTCTTACGTGGGCTGGTTCTACTGGAGCATTGGAACACAG GTGTTGCTCTGCAACCCCATCTGCGTGGTGGGCTATGCGCTGGCATCCTGGCGCTTCTTCAGGGAACGGATCGAGGAGGAGGAGATCACCCTCATCCACTTCTTTGGAGAGGAGTACCTGGAGTACAAAAGGAAAGTGCCCTCAGGCCTCCCTTTTATTAGAGGAGTCAAAGTGGAACTGTAA